From the Equus quagga isolate Etosha38 chromosome 16, UCLA_HA_Equagga_1.0, whole genome shotgun sequence genome, one window contains:
- the PRDM14 gene encoding PR domain zinc finger protein 14, with translation MALRPPGEAGPQDKVCYPPERLQSSPPRLAAYYTPYLPFGHYGNSLAAAEENFQPFRQLEAAVSASQAVPPFAFRPAPPLLSPGLALQREPLYDLPWYSKLPPWYPIPHLPREGPPFLNSSRECTGAAREGLGHLGGRSDSDQCCGPEILIPPPPVDASLFPERLKTSQLLSCSSTKRSEDGPKLGSQEKKSPRPYHFTQEDLCLVLYGVIPSLEPSARLHHAISGLLVPTDSSGSDSLPQSLDKHSLRLPEGLCLRQTVFGEVPHFGVFCSSHIAKGARFGPFQGKVVNASEVKTYGDNSLMWEIFEDGHLSHFIDGKGSAGNWMSYVNCARFPKEQNLVAVQCQGQIFYESCKEIHQNQELLVWYGDCYEKFLDIPVSLQVTEKGKQASEPSEESAEGYRCERCGKVFTYKYYRDKHLKYTACVDKGDRKFPCSLCKRSFEKRDRLRIHILHVHEKHRPHKCSTCGKCFSQSSSLNKHMRVHSGDRPYHCVYCTKKFTASSILRTHIRQHSGEKPFKCKFCGKSFASHAAHDSHVRRSHKDDEGCSCSVCGKTFPDQEGCYSHMKFHEDH, from the exons ATGGCTCTGCGGCCGCCAGGCGAGGCCGGCCCCCAGGACAAGGTGTGCTACCCGCCCGAGAGGCTCCAGAGCAGCCCCCCTCGTCTGGCCGCCTACTACACGCCGTACCTGCCCTTTGGCCACTACGGGAACAGCCTCGCCGCTGCGGAGGAGAACTTCCAACCTTTCCGGCAGCTGGAGGCCGCCGTGTCTGCATCCCAGGCGGTGCCCCCCTTCGCCTTCCGGCCGGCGCCTCCCTTGCTGAGCCCCGGCCTGGCCCTCCAGAGGGAGCCGCTCTACGATCTGCCCTGGTACAGCAAGCTGCCGCCGTGGTACCccattccccacctccccagggagggGCCGCCCTTTCTGAACAGCAGCCGCGAGTGTACGGGCGCCGCCAGGGAAGGCTTGGGCCACCTTGGTGGCCGCAGCGACAGTGACCAGTGTTGTGGACCTGAAATTCTAATTCCACCGCCCCCTGTGGACGCTTCCTTGTTCCCTGAGAGGCTGAAGACCTCCCAGTTATTATCTTGCTCCTCCACCAAGCGGTCTGAGGATGGCCCCAAACTCGGGAGCCAGGAGAAGAAGTCGCCTCGGCCTTACCACTTCACCCAGGAGGACCTGTGCTTAGTTCTGTACGGAGTCATCCCCAGCCTGGAGCCCTCAGCGCGCCTGCACCATGCGATTTCGGGCCTCCTGGTCCCCACAGACAGCTCGG GGTCTGATTCTCTTCCTCAAAGTCTGGATAAACACTCCCTTCGTCTACCAGAAG GTCTCTGCCTCAGGCAGACTGTGTTTGGCGAAGTTCCACATTTTGGTGTGTTCTGCAGTAGCCACATTGCCAAAGGAGCCAGATTTGGGCCCTTTCAAGGTAAAGTGGTCAACGCCAGTGAAGTCAAGACCTATGGAGACAATTCTCTGATGTGGGAG atCTTTGAAGATGGTCATTTGAGCCACTTTATAGATGGGAAAGGAAGTGCGGGCAACTGGATGTCCTACGTCAACTGTGCGCGGTTCCCCAAGGAGCAGAACCTGGTGGCAGTGCAATGCCAAGGGCAGATCTTCTATGAGAGCTGCAAGGAGATCCACCAGAACCAGGAGCTCCTTGTGTGGTATGGAGACTGCTATGAAAAGTTCCTGGACATTCCCGTGAGCCTTCAGGTCACGGAGAAGGGGAAGCAGGCCTCCGAGCCCTCGGAGG AGTCTGCAGAAGGTTACAGATGTGAAAGATGTGGAAAAGTATTTACCTACAAATATTACAGAGATAAGCATCTCAAGTACACCGCCTGTGTGGACAAGGGTGACAGGAAatttccttgctctctctgcAAAAGATCCTTTGAGAAGCGGGACCGGCTGCGGATCCATATCCTTCATGTCCATGAGAAGCACCGGCCTCACAAG TGTTCCACGTGTGGGAAATGTTTCTCTCAGTCTTCTAGCCTAAACAAGCACATGAGAGTCCACTCCGGAGACAGACCCTACCACTGTGTGTATTGTACAAAG AAGTTCACTGCCTCCAGCATACTCCGCACACACATCAGGCAGCACTCGGGGGAGAAGCCCTTCAAGTGCAAGTTCTGTGGCAAATCTTTTGCGTCCCACGCTGCCCATGACAGCCACGTCCGCCGTTCACACAAGGACGATGAGGGTTGTTCCTGTAGCGTCTGTGGGAAAACCTTCCCAGATCAAGAAGGCTGCTACTCCCACATGAAGTTTCATGAAGACCACTAG